Proteins from a genomic interval of Onychostoma macrolepis isolate SWU-2019 chromosome 17, ASM1243209v1, whole genome shotgun sequence:
- the exd1 gene encoding piRNA biogenesis protein EXD1 isoform X3, whose translation MASSSEQCRFLDDLKRSRVRITLSDTQISGVVQRITQKKTVMLEDVSEVKSGRKFPGVKIIFGHEILKVELNRSANRDKLFSEEHKSELHSFRKKIADDDDGVDEGSVSYVVIDALHEKFGPAVMHIQQQKVIGIGADVFGQIAQERLCWLQVATKKIVYLFDILLLGGQAFKNGLGMILENPHVLKVLHDCRCIARCLRAEFRVNLTNVFDTQVADLMLFYSETGGFLPDRVSSLQEVLRLHLKLPASDLTPLCSKERHRKECPEVWYVRPSPPALMNVMAASVRHLLPLRLVLLDALMSDYTILVDAYMSSYHDQSLHIEQGSLA comes from the exons ATGGCCTCATCTTCGGAGCAGTGCAGGTTTCTGGATGACCTGAAGAGGAGCCGTGTCAGAATCACTCTGTCCGACACACAGATCAGCGGCGTGGTCCAGCGCATCACTCAGAAGAAGACCGTGATGTTAGAGGACG TATCTGAAGTGAAAAGCGGACGCAAATTTCCAGGCGTCAAGATCATTTTCGGACATGAAATTCTTAAAG tggaatTGAACCGTTCTGCCAATCGAGACAAGCT ttttagtgagGAGCACAAATCGGAACTCCACTCGTTCAGGAAGAAGATCGCAG atgatgatgatggtgtaGATGAGGGCAGTGTGAGTTATGTGGTGATAGATGCGCTTCATGAGAAGTTTGGCCCAGCA GTTATgcacatccaacaacaaaaagtCATCGGAATCGGTGCTGATGTTTTTGGACAGATTGCACAAGAGAGACTTTGCTGGCTGCAG GTTGCCACCAAGAAGATAGTGTACCTGTTTGATATCCTCCTGCTCGGCGGGCAGGCGTTTAAAAACGGCCTGGGCATGATTCTGGAGAATCCTCACGTCCTGAAG GTGCTGCATGACTGCCGCTGCATTGCCCGATGCCTGAGAGCAGAGTTCAGAGTCAACCTCACCAACGTCTTTGACACACAG GTGGCTGATCTCATGCTCTTCTACAGCGAGACCGGAGGCTTTCTCCCGGACCGGGTCAGCTCTCTCCAGGAGGTGCTCCGGCTTCACCTCAAGCTCCCCGCCTCTGACCTGACACCTCTGTGCTCCAAAGAGCGCCACCGCAAG GAGTGTCCTGAGGTGTGGTACGTCCGTCCGTCTCCACCTGCCCTGATGAACGTCATGGCCGCTTCGGTCAGGCATCTTCTCCCGCTGCGCCTCGTGCTTCTGGACGCTCTGATGTCAGATTACACCATCCTGGTAGATGCTTACATGAGCAGCTACCACGACCAGTCTCTTCACATTGAGCAG